A single region of the Nocardioides aurantiacus genome encodes:
- a CDS encoding WXG100 family type VII secretion target, with translation MNAGELKVNFGGLDTAAADIMGSANQIEGRLDTLESELAPLRADWTGSASESYQAAKAKWDAGMADMKQLLADIGNAVTQSNSDYQSTESANASRWG, from the coding sequence ATGAACGCAGGAGAGCTCAAGGTCAACTTCGGCGGCCTCGACACGGCCGCCGCCGACATCATGGGATCGGCCAACCAGATCGAGGGTCGTCTCGACACCCTCGAGTCCGAGCTGGCGCCGCTGCGCGCCGACTGGACCGGTTCGGCGTCGGAGTCCTACCAGGCCGCCAAGGCCAAGTGGGACGCCGGCATGGCCGACATGAAGCAGCTGCTCGCCGACATCGGCAACGCGGTGACGCAGTCCAACAGCGACTACCAGTCCACCGAGAGCGCCAACGCCTCTCGCTGGGGCTGA
- a CDS encoding WXG100 family type VII secretion target — translation MAGEVTKQDQSLNRGAQMVASAKGDLDQQLTGLRGKLSSIGAQWRGSGSSAFQQTMQRWDESARKITSALDEFEANLKSSEQTYNASDEQQSSTFSKLSGRLG, via the coding sequence ATGGCCGGCGAGGTAACCAAGCAAGATCAGTCACTCAACCGTGGGGCCCAGATGGTGGCGTCCGCCAAGGGTGACCTCGACCAGCAGCTGACCGGGCTCCGGGGCAAGCTGTCCAGCATCGGCGCCCAGTGGCGTGGATCCGGCTCGTCCGCGTTCCAGCAGACGATGCAGCGCTGGGACGAGAGCGCCCGCAAGATCACCTCGGCGCTCGACGAGTTCGAGGCCAACCTGAAGTCGTCGGAGCAGACCTACAACGCCAGCGACGAGCAGCAGTCCTCCACCTTCAGCAAGCTGTCCGGCCGTCTCGGCTGA
- the eccCa gene encoding type VII secretion protein EccCa, whose product MTATLGSDRSLDVPQMPRGTLHLEPPPELEPHEGASGALMMALPMLGSVGAIVFVAAGQAGPTRYIASGMFLVATLGFVFVQIDRQRKQRNNKVSGGRREYLRYLAGVRTQVRDAADQQRRSLTWRFPEPTALPALAEERSRLWERGKDDEEFLQVRFGVTAQALALELVPPESAPIDQLDPVSASALHRLIAVHRVQPDLPAALRLGAFSRVELTGDAEQVRSLARSLVGSATAAHAPQDLLVAVLASPDNLAAWDWVKWLPHAHSPEQNDALGRSRMVSDSLEDVFSMLPPELRDRPRFSGEGRDSLPHLLLVVDGGALPPGNNLLPEEGLEGITVLDLPASWGDLEDPTRLRLHLESAVLPDGRVPMTALRLREAPTKAAGDQMDAATAEAYARRLAPLELHDGPVREDPSAATPELLDLLGLGDVHDLDLAKAWAHRPARDRLRVPIGVGEAGSPIHLDIKESAQQGMGPHGLVIGATGSGKSEFLRTLVLGLLATHSSENLNMVLVDFKGGATFAGLSDAPHVSAVITNLEGELTLVDRMQDALSGEMVRRQEMLRAAGNYASVRDYEKARADGADLEPLPSLFICVDEFSEMLSAKPDFIELFVAIGRLGRSLGLHLLLASQRLEEGRLRGLESHLSYRVGLRTFSGAESRAVLGVPDAYELPPVPGLGYLKPDQSTLLRFKASYVSGPPPRRSRRGRASGGTTTTILPFTTAHVLPPRVDTEEQHDSTPVPAVQATDSRSILDIAVDLMVGQGPEAHQVWLPPLDVPDTLDQLMGDLTESDEHGLHSPGWRSRGGLVVPLGIVDRPREQRRDVLEADLSGSGGHIAVVGGPRSGKSTLLRTLVASVSLTTTPQESQFYILDFGGGTFAPMANAPHVAGVATRSEPDVVRRTFAEVTGIVDKREKYFRQQGIDSIETYRQRRADGTADDGYGDVFLVVDGWSTLRSDFDDLEMQIQVLAQRGLTFGLHVVTSASRWADYRAAIRDLFGNRFELRLGDPLDSEIDRKVAQLVPTGRPGRGIVQRWGSKLHFLAALPRVDDTSDPRSVGRGVEDYVERLRKAWKGQTGPKLRLLPERVELADVLAQAERRSGTGDQRVYLAIDEKDLAPVGLDVDSEPHLLVFGDSRSGKSALLRTYLHEVMRTRTAAQAQVFTVDYRRSLLGEVPEEYQVEYLTNANQAEPVLKELAAYLQTRLPGSDVTPQQLRDRSWWTGAEVFVVVDDYDLVVTGSSSPLAPLVPVLGQARDVGLHLVVARRSGGAARAMYEPVIQSLRELAMPGLLLSGDPQEGALIGTTKPRKSIAGRGQLITRDRGVDVVQVAWRDAEL is encoded by the coding sequence GTGACCGCCACTCTGGGATCCGATCGATCGCTCGACGTCCCGCAGATGCCCCGGGGCACGCTGCACCTCGAGCCGCCGCCGGAGCTGGAGCCCCACGAGGGCGCCAGCGGCGCCCTGATGATGGCGCTGCCCATGCTCGGCAGCGTCGGCGCGATCGTCTTCGTGGCGGCCGGCCAGGCCGGCCCCACCCGCTACATCGCCTCGGGCATGTTCCTCGTGGCCACGCTCGGCTTCGTCTTCGTCCAGATCGACCGGCAGCGCAAGCAGCGCAACAACAAGGTCTCGGGGGGCCGCCGCGAGTACCTCCGCTACCTCGCCGGCGTCCGGACCCAGGTGCGCGACGCCGCCGACCAGCAGCGCCGCAGCCTGACCTGGCGCTTCCCCGAGCCGACGGCACTGCCGGCCCTGGCCGAGGAGCGGTCGCGGCTGTGGGAGCGCGGCAAGGACGACGAGGAGTTCCTGCAGGTCCGGTTCGGCGTCACCGCGCAGGCGCTGGCACTGGAGCTGGTCCCGCCGGAGTCCGCACCCATCGACCAGCTCGACCCCGTCTCGGCCTCGGCCCTGCACCGCCTGATCGCCGTGCACCGCGTCCAGCCCGACCTGCCCGCCGCGCTGCGTCTCGGCGCCTTCAGCCGCGTCGAGCTGACGGGCGACGCCGAGCAGGTACGCTCCCTCGCCCGCTCCCTGGTCGGCTCGGCCACCGCGGCGCACGCCCCGCAGGACCTGCTGGTGGCCGTGCTCGCCTCGCCGGACAACCTCGCGGCGTGGGACTGGGTGAAGTGGCTGCCCCACGCCCACAGCCCGGAGCAGAACGACGCCCTCGGCCGCAGCCGGATGGTCAGCGACTCCCTCGAGGACGTCTTCTCGATGCTGCCCCCCGAGCTGCGCGACCGGCCCCGCTTCTCCGGCGAGGGCCGGGACTCGCTGCCCCACCTGCTGCTCGTGGTCGACGGCGGCGCGCTGCCCCCCGGCAACAACCTGCTGCCCGAGGAGGGACTCGAGGGCATCACCGTGCTCGACCTGCCCGCCTCGTGGGGCGACCTGGAGGACCCGACCCGGCTGCGGCTCCACCTCGAGTCGGCCGTGCTGCCCGACGGCCGCGTCCCGATGACCGCGCTGCGGCTGCGCGAGGCGCCGACCAAGGCCGCCGGCGACCAGATGGACGCGGCGACCGCCGAGGCCTACGCCCGCCGGCTCGCCCCGCTGGAGCTGCACGACGGTCCCGTCCGCGAGGACCCCAGCGCCGCGACCCCCGAGCTGCTCGACCTGCTCGGGCTGGGCGACGTGCACGACCTCGACCTCGCCAAGGCCTGGGCCCACCGGCCGGCCCGCGACCGCCTGCGCGTCCCGATCGGCGTCGGCGAGGCCGGCAGCCCGATCCACCTCGACATCAAGGAGTCCGCCCAGCAGGGCATGGGCCCCCACGGCCTCGTGATCGGCGCGACCGGCTCGGGCAAGTCGGAGTTCCTGCGCACCCTCGTGCTGGGCCTGCTGGCCACGCACTCCAGCGAGAACCTCAACATGGTCCTCGTCGACTTCAAGGGCGGCGCGACCTTCGCCGGCCTGTCCGACGCCCCCCACGTCTCGGCGGTGATCACCAACCTCGAGGGCGAGCTCACCCTGGTCGACCGCATGCAGGACGCCCTGTCCGGCGAGATGGTGCGCCGGCAGGAGATGCTCCGCGCCGCCGGCAACTACGCCTCGGTGCGCGACTACGAGAAGGCCCGCGCCGACGGCGCCGACCTCGAGCCGCTGCCCAGCCTGTTCATCTGCGTCGACGAGTTCTCCGAGATGCTCTCGGCCAAGCCCGACTTCATCGAGCTGTTCGTCGCCATCGGCCGGCTCGGCCGCTCGCTCGGCCTGCACCTGCTGCTCGCCTCCCAGCGCCTGGAGGAGGGCCGGCTGCGCGGGCTCGAGAGCCACCTGTCCTACCGCGTCGGGCTGCGCACCTTCTCGGGCGCGGAGTCCCGCGCCGTCCTCGGCGTCCCGGACGCCTACGAGCTGCCGCCCGTGCCCGGCCTGGGCTACCTCAAGCCCGACCAGTCGACGCTGCTGCGCTTCAAGGCCTCCTACGTCTCCGGCCCGCCCCCGCGTCGCAGCCGTCGCGGCCGCGCGTCGGGCGGTACGACGACCACGATCCTGCCCTTCACCACCGCGCACGTGCTGCCGCCCCGGGTCGACACCGAGGAGCAGCACGACTCCACGCCCGTGCCTGCCGTCCAGGCCACCGACTCCCGGTCGATCCTCGACATCGCCGTGGACCTCATGGTCGGCCAGGGCCCCGAGGCCCACCAGGTGTGGCTGCCGCCCCTCGACGTGCCCGACACCCTCGACCAGCTCATGGGCGACCTCACCGAGAGCGACGAGCACGGGCTGCACTCCCCGGGCTGGCGCTCGCGCGGCGGACTGGTCGTGCCGCTCGGCATCGTCGACCGGCCGCGGGAGCAGCGCCGCGACGTGCTCGAGGCCGACCTGTCCGGCTCCGGCGGCCACATCGCCGTCGTCGGCGGTCCCCGCTCGGGCAAGAGCACGCTGCTGCGTACCCTCGTGGCCAGCGTCTCGCTCACCACGACGCCGCAGGAGTCGCAGTTCTACATCCTCGACTTCGGTGGCGGCACCTTCGCGCCGATGGCGAACGCACCCCACGTGGCGGGTGTCGCCACCCGGTCGGAGCCCGACGTGGTGCGGCGTACGTTCGCCGAGGTCACGGGCATCGTGGACAAGCGCGAGAAGTACTTCCGCCAGCAGGGCATCGACTCCATCGAGACCTACCGGCAGCGCCGCGCCGACGGCACCGCCGACGACGGGTACGGCGACGTCTTCCTGGTCGTCGACGGGTGGAGCACGCTGCGCTCGGACTTCGACGACCTCGAGATGCAGATCCAGGTGCTCGCCCAGCGCGGCCTGACCTTCGGCCTCCACGTCGTCACCAGCGCCAGCCGGTGGGCCGACTACCGCGCCGCGATCCGCGACCTGTTCGGCAACCGGTTCGAGCTGCGCCTCGGTGACCCGCTCGACTCCGAGATCGACCGCAAGGTCGCGCAGCTCGTGCCGACCGGCCGACCCGGGCGCGGCATCGTGCAGCGCTGGGGCAGCAAGCTGCACTTCCTCGCCGCCCTCCCCCGGGTCGACGACACCTCGGACCCCCGCAGCGTGGGACGCGGCGTCGAGGACTACGTCGAGCGCCTCCGCAAGGCCTGGAAGGGCCAGACCGGCCCCAAGCTGCGGCTGCTCCCCGAGCGCGTGGAGCTGGCCGACGTGCTGGCCCAGGCCGAGCGTCGCTCCGGCACCGGCGACCAGCGCGTCTACCTCGCGATCGACGAGAAGGACCTGGCCCCGGTCGGGCTCGACGTCGACAGCGAGCCGCACCTGCTGGTCTTCGGCGACTCGCGCTCGGGCAAGAGCGCGCTGCTGCGCACCTACCTCCACGAGGTGATGCGCACCCGCACCGCCGCGCAGGCGCAGGTGTTCACGGTCGACTACCGGCGCTCGCTGCTGGGCGAGGTGCCCGAGGAGTACCAGGTCGAGTACCTCACCAACGCCAACCAGGCCGAGCCCGTCCTGAAGGAGCTCGCGGCGTACCTCCAGACGCGGCTGCCCGGGAGCGACGTCACGCCGCAGCAGCTGCGCGACCGGTCGTGGTGGACCGGTGCCGAGGTCTTCGTCGTGGTCGACGACTACGACCTCGTCGTCACCGGTTCGAGCTCCCCGCTCGCTCCGCTGGTGCCGGTGCTCGGCCAGGCCCGCGACGTCGGACTGCACCTCGTCGTCGCCCGCCGGTCCGGTGGCGCCGCACGGGCGATGTACGAGCCCGTCATCCAGTCGCTGCGCGAGCTGGCGATGCCCGGCCTGCTGCTCTCGGGCGACCCCCAGGAGGGCGCGCTCATCGGCACCACCAAGCCGCGCAAGTCGATCGCGGGCCGCGGTCAGCTGATCACGCGCGACCGCGGGGTCGACGTGGTGCAGGTGGCCTGGCGCGACGCCGAGCTCTGA
- a CDS encoding SRPBCC family protein has protein sequence MPTTTLTYDVPADVALAYLSDPVNRPEWQSSLRRVELLDPGPPHTGQRWRDHTAVGVVADMATTALDDASWAESGTWRGITADLTLRLEPHGAGCRVHAQFTVRGRGPWAPVGAAAGAVGLPAVRADLATAGRILSERHHP, from the coding sequence ATGCCCACCACCACCCTGACCTACGACGTCCCGGCCGACGTCGCCCTGGCCTACCTCAGCGACCCGGTCAACCGGCCCGAGTGGCAGTCGTCGCTGCGCCGGGTCGAGCTGCTCGACCCGGGTCCGCCCCACACCGGCCAGCGCTGGCGCGACCACACGGCGGTGGGGGTCGTGGCCGACATGGCCACCACCGCGCTCGACGACGCCTCCTGGGCCGAGTCGGGGACCTGGCGCGGGATCACCGCCGACCTCACGCTCCGCCTGGAGCCCCACGGTGCCGGCTGCCGGGTCCACGCGCAGTTCACGGTCCGCGGTCGCGGGCCGTGGGCACCCGTCGGTGCCGCCGCCGGTGCGGTGGGCCTGCCCGCCGTCCGCGCCGACCTGGCCACGGCCGGTCGGATCCTCTCCGAGCGGCACCACCCGTGA
- a CDS encoding phosphoribosylaminoimidazolesuccinocarboxamide synthase, with translation MPPAPVIEGATHLHSGKVRDLYRLDDGGLLMVASDRISAYDHVLATTIPDKGEILTRMSLWWFDQLADLVPHHVVSTDVPESVKGRAVVCEELAMYPVECVARGYLTGSGLVDYRATGALCGIDLPPGLTESSRLPEPLFTPATKAALGDHDENVSFDAVAGDIGAPAAAELRDLTLAVYARAETLARERGIILADTKLEFGTRLDAERGEPGTVVLGDEVLTPDSSRYWPADDWEPGRVQASFDKQVVRNWLTSEESGWDRNTGEGPPPLPPEVVERTRARYVEAFERLTGERF, from the coding sequence ATCCCGCCCGCGCCGGTGATCGAGGGCGCCACCCACCTGCACTCCGGCAAGGTCCGCGACCTCTACCGGCTCGACGACGGCGGCCTGCTGATGGTCGCCAGCGACCGCATCAGCGCCTACGACCACGTCCTGGCGACCACGATCCCCGACAAGGGCGAGATCCTCACCCGGATGTCGCTGTGGTGGTTCGACCAGCTCGCCGACCTGGTGCCCCACCACGTCGTCTCCACCGACGTCCCCGAGTCGGTCAAGGGTCGCGCGGTCGTGTGCGAGGAGCTGGCGATGTACCCCGTCGAGTGCGTGGCGCGCGGCTACCTCACCGGCTCGGGCCTGGTCGACTACCGGGCCACCGGCGCCCTGTGCGGGATCGACCTGCCGCCCGGCCTGACCGAGTCCAGCCGTCTGCCCGAGCCGCTGTTCACACCGGCCACGAAGGCGGCGCTGGGAGACCACGACGAGAACGTCTCCTTCGACGCCGTCGCCGGCGACATCGGCGCCCCGGCCGCGGCCGAGCTGCGCGACCTCACGCTGGCCGTCTACGCCCGCGCCGAGACCCTCGCCCGTGAGCGCGGCATCATCCTGGCCGACACCAAGCTGGAGTTCGGCACCCGGCTCGACGCCGAGCGCGGCGAGCCCGGCACGGTCGTCCTCGGCGACGAGGTGCTCACCCCCGACTCCAGCCGCTACTGGCCGGCCGACGACTGGGAGCCCGGCCGCGTGCAGGCCTCCTTCGACAAGCAGGTCGTGCGCAACTGGCTGACCTCGGAGGAGAGCGGCTGGGACCGCAACACCGGGGAAGGGCCGCCGCCACTGCCGCCCGAGGTGGTCGAGCGGACCCGCGCGCGCTACGTCGAGGCGTTCGAGCGACTCACGGGGGAGCGGTTCTGA
- a CDS encoding M28 family metallopeptidase produces MSRPARGLAAATAAVTTAALIATSTAGVAEAKPQPKPTVSQASKKFQKSVTVKGVQQHLAALQDIADANGGTRASGTDGYEASRDYVVKTLRAAGYKPTVESFRFDFFEETAPGTLSRVSPSPKSYTIDTDYDVMDYSGSGSTQATVTAVDTTGAATDTSTSGCEAADFASFPAGNIALLQRGTCDFATKAANAEEAGATAALIFNRGTTDETGTVAGTLGAPGIEIPVLGLSYAAGTELLASGTVAKVTTSTVSEPRTTYNVFAETTRGDAGRVVMAGAHLDSVLEGPGINDNGSGSGTILEVAEQLAKQKNLKKKVRFAWWGAEELGLLGAYDYVDGLVENNPEALEDIEAYLNFDMVGSPNFVRFVYDGDNSLGTGVVGPAGSAQLEDLFVNYFKSRKLASEPTAFDGRSDYGPFIENGVAAGGLFTGAEEIKTPEQARIYGGKAGVAYDECYHQACDDIDNINVQALDQMSDAVAHAVYTLSTSTKSINSQAKAAKGDKRSAKAVQVTGDAHGHSKR; encoded by the coding sequence ATGTCCCGTCCTGCCCGCGGCCTGGCCGCGGCCACGGCCGCGGTGACCACCGCGGCCCTGATCGCCACCAGCACGGCCGGCGTCGCCGAGGCCAAGCCCCAGCCGAAGCCCACCGTCAGCCAGGCCTCCAAGAAGTTCCAGAAGTCCGTGACGGTGAAGGGCGTGCAGCAGCACCTCGCCGCGCTGCAGGACATCGCCGACGCCAACGGTGGCACCCGCGCGAGCGGCACCGACGGCTACGAGGCCTCGCGGGACTACGTCGTGAAGACGCTGCGCGCGGCGGGCTACAAGCCGACCGTGGAGTCCTTCCGGTTCGACTTCTTCGAGGAGACCGCGCCCGGGACCCTGTCCCGGGTCTCGCCCAGCCCGAAGAGCTACACCATCGACACCGACTACGACGTCATGGACTACTCCGGCAGCGGCTCCACCCAGGCCACGGTGACCGCGGTCGACACCACGGGGGCCGCGACCGACACCTCCACCAGCGGGTGCGAGGCAGCCGACTTCGCCTCGTTCCCGGCCGGCAACATCGCGCTGCTCCAGCGCGGCACCTGCGACTTCGCGACCAAGGCCGCCAACGCCGAGGAGGCGGGCGCCACCGCCGCGCTGATCTTCAACCGCGGCACCACCGACGAGACCGGGACCGTCGCCGGCACCCTGGGCGCGCCGGGCATCGAGATCCCGGTCCTCGGGCTCAGCTACGCCGCGGGCACGGAGCTGCTCGCGTCGGGCACCGTCGCCAAGGTCACCACCTCCACCGTCAGCGAGCCGCGCACGACCTACAACGTGTTCGCCGAGACCACCCGCGGCGACGCCGGCCGGGTCGTCATGGCCGGTGCCCACCTCGACTCCGTCCTCGAGGGCCCCGGCATCAACGACAACGGCTCCGGCTCGGGCACGATCCTCGAGGTCGCCGAGCAGCTGGCCAAGCAGAAGAACCTCAAGAAGAAGGTCCGCTTCGCCTGGTGGGGTGCCGAGGAGCTCGGCCTGCTCGGTGCCTACGACTACGTCGACGGCCTGGTCGAGAACAACCCCGAGGCGCTCGAGGACATCGAGGCCTACCTCAACTTCGACATGGTCGGCTCGCCGAACTTCGTCCGCTTCGTCTACGACGGCGACAACTCGCTCGGCACCGGCGTCGTGGGTCCCGCGGGCTCCGCGCAGCTCGAGGACCTCTTCGTGAACTACTTCAAGAGCCGCAAGCTCGCCTCGGAGCCCACCGCGTTCGACGGCCGCAGCGACTACGGCCCGTTCATCGAGAACGGTGTCGCCGCCGGCGGCCTGTTCACCGGCGCGGAGGAGATCAAGACCCCCGAGCAGGCGCGGATCTACGGCGGCAAGGCCGGCGTGGCGTACGACGAGTGCTACCACCAGGCCTGCGACGACATCGACAACATCAACGTCCAGGCTCTGGACCAGATGTCCGACGCGGTCGCGCACGCCGTCTACACGCTGTCGACGAGCACCAAGTCGATCAACAGCCAGGCCAAGGCGGCGAAGGGCGACAAGCGCTCCGCCAAGGCCGTCCAGGTCACCGGCGACGCGCACGGCCACAGCAAGCGCTGA
- the purB gene encoding adenylosuccinate lyase translates to MSRPAVPNVLATRYAGADLAEIWSPEHKVVLERQLWLAVLRAQRDLGVEVPDGVVEDYEAVVDQVDLASIAARERVTRHDVKARIEEFCALAGHEHVHKGMTSRDLTENVEQLQVRSSLLLVRRRVVATLARLGRLAAEHAELVVAGRSHNVAAQATTLGKRFATVADELLVGLERLDDLLGRYPLRGIKGPMGTSQDMLDLLDGSTADLADLEQRVATHLGFERTLTSVGQVYPRSLDLDVVSALTQLVSGPSNLATTIRLMAGLELVTEGFKEGQVGSSAMPHKMNSRSCERVNGLAVVLRGHLSMVGELAGDQWNEGDVSDSVVRRVALPDAFFATDGLFQTFLTVLDEFGVFPAVVQRELDRYLPFLTTTKVLMAAVRAGVGREEAHEAIKEHAVGVALEMRQGLAANDLFDRLGDDPRLGLDRSRIAGLVADPVEFTGAARDQVAEVVRRIEAVVATDPDAASYVPGAIL, encoded by the coding sequence GTGAGTCGCCCCGCCGTCCCCAACGTCCTGGCCACCCGCTACGCCGGGGCGGACCTCGCCGAGATCTGGTCCCCGGAGCACAAGGTGGTGCTGGAGCGGCAGCTGTGGCTCGCGGTGCTGCGCGCCCAGCGCGACCTCGGGGTCGAGGTGCCCGACGGGGTGGTCGAGGACTACGAGGCCGTCGTCGACCAGGTCGACCTCGCCAGCATCGCCGCGCGGGAGCGGGTGACGCGCCACGACGTCAAGGCGCGCATCGAGGAGTTCTGCGCCCTCGCCGGCCACGAGCACGTCCACAAGGGCATGACCTCGCGCGACCTGACCGAGAACGTCGAGCAGCTCCAGGTGCGCTCCAGCCTGCTGCTGGTCCGCCGGCGCGTCGTCGCAACCCTCGCGCGGCTGGGTCGGCTCGCCGCCGAGCACGCCGAGCTGGTCGTCGCGGGGCGCTCGCACAACGTCGCCGCGCAGGCGACCACGCTCGGCAAGCGGTTCGCCACCGTCGCCGACGAGCTGCTCGTCGGCCTCGAGCGGCTCGACGACCTGCTGGGGCGCTACCCGCTGCGCGGGATCAAGGGGCCGATGGGCACCTCCCAGGACATGCTCGACCTGCTCGACGGGTCCACCGCCGACCTGGCCGACCTCGAGCAGCGGGTGGCCACCCACCTCGGCTTCGAGCGCACCCTGACCAGCGTCGGTCAGGTCTACCCCCGCTCGCTCGACCTCGACGTCGTCAGCGCGCTCACCCAGCTGGTCTCCGGACCCTCCAACCTCGCCACGACGATCCGGCTGATGGCCGGGCTCGAGCTGGTCACCGAGGGCTTCAAGGAGGGGCAGGTCGGCTCCTCGGCGATGCCGCACAAGATGAACAGCCGCTCCTGCGAGCGCGTCAACGGCCTCGCCGTCGTGCTGCGCGGCCACCTGTCGATGGTGGGCGAGCTCGCGGGCGACCAGTGGAACGAGGGAGACGTCTCCGACTCCGTCGTACGCCGCGTGGCGCTGCCCGACGCGTTCTTCGCCACCGACGGCCTGTTCCAGACCTTCCTCACCGTGCTCGACGAGTTCGGCGTCTTCCCCGCCGTCGTGCAGCGCGAGCTCGACCGCTACCTGCCCTTCCTCACCACCACCAAGGTGCTGATGGCGGCGGTGCGGGCCGGGGTGGGCCGCGAGGAGGCCCACGAGGCGATCAAGGAGCACGCCGTCGGCGTCGCCCTGGAGATGCGGCAGGGCCTGGCCGCCAACGACCTCTTCGACCGTCTCGGCGACGACCCGCGGCTCGGGCTCGACCGCTCCCGCATCGCCGGCCTCGTGGCCGACCCCGTGGAGTTCACGGGAGCCGCGCGCGACCAGGTCGCCGAGGTGGTGCGCCGCATCGAGGCCGTCGTGGCCACCGACCCGGACGCGGCGTCGTACGTCCCGGGCGCGATCCTCTAG
- the purD gene encoding phosphoribosylamine--glycine ligase → MKTLVIGTGGREHALALALSRDPGEVEVHAAPGNPGIAEVATLHDVDPLDGAAVADLAVRLGVDLVVVGPEAPLVAGVADVVRERGIAVFGPSRDAARIEGSKAFAKEVMAAADVPTALARVCTTPEQVADALDAFGAPYVVKDDGLAAGKGVVVTDDRQAALDHAAGCEQVLVEEFLDGPEVSLFALTDGTTVYPLQPAQDFKRLGDGDAGPNTGGMGAYTPLPWAPDGLVEEVLERVLQPTVDHLAASGTPFSGLLYAGLALTSRGVRVVEFNARFGDPETQALLRLLDSPLGPLLRAAAVGTLADVEPPRWRAGAAVAVVMASRGYPASSHRGDVITGADALDAREDVDVVHAGTALDGDGRLVTDGGRVLAVTAVGGDLEEARTKAYSGVSSIDFPGAQWRTDIARAAARD, encoded by the coding sequence GTGAAGACCCTCGTCATCGGCACCGGCGGACGTGAGCACGCGCTGGCCCTCGCGCTGTCACGGGACCCCGGGGAGGTCGAGGTGCACGCCGCGCCCGGCAACCCCGGCATCGCGGAGGTCGCGACGTTGCACGACGTCGACCCGCTCGACGGGGCGGCCGTGGCCGACCTCGCCGTCCGTCTGGGTGTCGACCTGGTCGTGGTCGGTCCCGAGGCGCCGCTCGTGGCTGGCGTGGCCGACGTCGTCCGGGAGCGGGGGATCGCGGTCTTCGGGCCCTCCCGCGACGCCGCCCGGATCGAGGGGTCCAAGGCGTTCGCCAAGGAGGTGATGGCCGCCGCCGACGTGCCGACCGCCCTGGCCCGGGTGTGCACCACCCCCGAGCAGGTCGCCGACGCGCTCGACGCCTTCGGCGCGCCGTACGTCGTGAAGGACGACGGCCTCGCCGCCGGCAAGGGCGTCGTGGTGACCGACGACCGCCAGGCCGCACTCGACCACGCGGCGGGCTGCGAGCAGGTGCTGGTCGAGGAGTTCCTCGACGGGCCCGAGGTCTCGCTGTTCGCCCTCACCGACGGGACCACCGTCTACCCGCTGCAGCCGGCCCAGGACTTCAAGCGCCTCGGCGACGGCGACGCCGGCCCCAACACCGGCGGCATGGGCGCCTACACCCCCCTGCCCTGGGCCCCCGACGGCCTCGTCGAGGAGGTCCTCGAGCGGGTGCTGCAGCCCACCGTCGACCACCTCGCCGCGAGCGGCACCCCCTTCTCCGGCCTGCTGTACGCCGGTCTCGCCCTCACCTCCCGCGGGGTGCGCGTGGTGGAGTTCAACGCCCGTTTCGGCGACCCCGAGACCCAGGCGCTGCTGCGGCTGCTCGACTCGCCGCTGGGCCCGCTCCTCCGGGCGGCAGCCGTCGGCACCCTCGCCGACGTCGAGCCGCCGCGCTGGCGGGCCGGCGCGGCCGTCGCGGTGGTGATGGCCAGCCGCGGCTACCCCGCCTCGTCCCACCGGGGGGACGTGATCACGGGTGCGGACGCGCTCGACGCCCGGGAGGACGTCGACGTGGTCCACGCCGGGACCGCCCTCGACGGCGACGGTCGACTGGTCACCGACGGTGGCCGCGTGCTGGCCGTGACGGCGGTCGGAGGCGACCTCGAGGAGGCGCGGACGAAGGCCTACTCAGGTGTGTCGTCCATCGACTTCCCCGGGGCCCAGTGGCGCACCGACATCGCTCGCGCCGCAGCCCGGGACTGA